A stretch of Calditrichia bacterium DNA encodes these proteins:
- a CDS encoding DUF2760 domain-containing protein yields MKSSPFKIVSLLISLLAVGGVSAGIYFLAAEHFQQNNLTTTLFGIAGAGALVLWGLLQLVAPKATAEQPAPTKPQPKKPEPKPEPQIPPHAAAVQLLSILQRQGRLIDFLQEDLTPFDDAQIGAAVRNIHEGCQKALKEYFVIEPILKGSEGESITVPAGFNTSEIRLVGNVTGEPPFNGALMHRGWRVKRVNLPQIMKADEKDMILAAAEVEI; encoded by the coding sequence ATGAAAAGCAGTCCATTTAAAATTGTATCATTATTAATATCGCTGCTGGCTGTTGGCGGTGTTTCGGCGGGCATTTATTTTTTGGCGGCAGAGCATTTTCAGCAAAACAATTTGACCACCACGCTGTTTGGCATTGCCGGAGCCGGTGCGCTGGTTTTGTGGGGATTGTTGCAACTGGTTGCGCCAAAAGCGACAGCAGAACAACCCGCACCAACCAAACCGCAACCGAAAAAGCCCGAACCGAAACCGGAACCGCAAATTCCGCCGCATGCAGCAGCCGTGCAGTTGCTCTCCATTTTGCAGCGGCAGGGTCGATTGATCGACTTTTTGCAGGAAGATTTGACCCCGTTCGATGACGCGCAAATTGGTGCGGCAGTGCGTAACATTCACGAAGGTTGCCAAAAAGCGCTGAAAGAATATTTTGTGATCGAACCGATTTTGAAAGGCAGTGAGGGCGAAAGCATCACCGTTCCGGCGGGATTTAACACCAGCGAAATCCGGCTGGTTGGCAACGTAACGGGCGAGCCGCCGTTCAATGGCGCATTGATGCATCGCGGCTGGCGGGTGAAACGCGTGAACCTGCCCCAAATCATGAAAGCTGATGAAAAAGATATGATTTTGGCTGCTGCGGAAGTTGAAATTTAA
- a CDS encoding Hsp70 family protein, producing the protein MSDAKYIIGIDLGTTHCVLAYTQKDQPESGSPEIRLLQIPQIVSPNELKTQALLPSFLLLPGPHDVPEGSLSLPWDDTMTYAVGEFARKRGAEIPNRLVSSAKSWLCHAGVDRTQPILPWDAPEDTQRVSPVEATTRYLSHIRYAWNNEFARDDAALRLENQEVYLTVPASFDAVARELTAQAAQTAGLQNLTLLEEPQAAFYAWLEAQKNDWRKQISVGETVLVCDVGGGTTDFSLIRVTEDDGDLQLNRIAVGNHILLGGDNMDLTLAYAIQAKLAQKGTKLDQWQFRSLWFSCRSAKEKLLNDPTRDSEPIALLGRGSSLIGGTIRTELTREELQTVLLQGFFPIGEKHDFPQVQTRVGMREMGLPYAQDVAVTRHLAEFLHHEISESGSDEVAFPSAILFNGGVMKAPEMRQNVLSALEKWSDQPIRELPSMDLDLAVAYGAAYYGLARQGKGIRIRAGINRTYYIGVESSMPAVPGIPTPMKALCVVPFGMEEGSEAEIRNKEFGLVVGEPAVFHLLAATHNKNDAAGEIVEDWSGDIQEVATLEVSLPASSDAGGGTVIPVWLESKVTEVGTLELWCVSRDDDRRWKLEFDVRA; encoded by the coding sequence ATGAGTGACGCTAAATACATAATTGGCATAGATTTAGGCACAACACATTGCGTGTTGGCTTATACCCAAAAAGATCAGCCGGAAAGCGGATCGCCGGAAATCCGGCTGTTGCAAATTCCCCAAATTGTCAGCCCAAACGAGTTGAAAACACAGGCGTTGCTGCCGTCATTTTTGCTGCTTCCCGGACCGCATGATGTGCCGGAAGGCAGCCTTTCGCTGCCGTGGGATGACACCATGACTTACGCCGTAGGCGAATTCGCCCGGAAACGCGGTGCAGAAATTCCCAATCGGCTGGTTTCGTCCGCAAAAAGCTGGTTGTGCCACGCGGGTGTGGATCGCACCCAGCCCATTTTGCCGTGGGATGCGCCGGAGGATACCCAACGGGTTTCGCCGGTGGAAGCGACCACCCGCTATCTTTCGCACATCCGCTATGCCTGGAATAACGAATTTGCCCGCGACGATGCAGCGCTGCGGCTGGAAAATCAGGAAGTGTATCTCACTGTACCCGCATCTTTTGATGCGGTTGCCCGCGAACTGACCGCGCAAGCTGCCCAAACCGCGGGATTGCAAAACCTGACCTTGCTGGAAGAACCGCAAGCGGCATTTTACGCCTGGCTGGAAGCACAAAAAAACGATTGGCGAAAACAGATCAGCGTCGGGGAAACCGTGCTGGTTTGCGATGTCGGCGGCGGCACAACCGATTTCAGCCTCATCCGCGTTACTGAAGATGACGGCGATTTGCAGCTAAACCGGATCGCAGTCGGCAATCACATTTTGCTCGGCGGCGACAATATGGACCTCACCCTCGCATACGCTATCCAGGCCAAACTCGCGCAAAAAGGCACCAAACTGGATCAATGGCAGTTCCGCAGTTTGTGGTTTTCCTGCCGATCGGCAAAGGAAAAATTGCTGAACGATCCCACCCGCGACAGCGAGCCGATTGCGCTGCTCGGGCGCGGTTCATCGCTCATCGGCGGAACGATTCGCACCGAACTCACCCGCGAAGAATTGCAAACCGTTTTGTTGCAGGGATTTTTCCCCATCGGCGAAAAACATGATTTTCCTCAGGTTCAAACGCGCGTCGGCATGCGGGAAATGGGATTGCCGTATGCGCAAGATGTCGCCGTAACCCGTCATTTAGCCGAATTTTTGCATCATGAAATTTCCGAAAGCGGCAGTGATGAAGTAGCATTTCCATCTGCAATTTTATTCAACGGTGGCGTGATGAAAGCCCCGGAGATGCGCCAAAATGTACTTTCCGCGCTGGAAAAATGGAGCGATCAGCCCATTCGCGAGCTGCCATCGATGGATCTGGATCTGGCGGTTGCATACGGCGCAGCGTATTACGGATTGGCGCGTCAGGGCAAAGGCATCCGCATTCGTGCGGGCATCAACCGGACGTATTATATTGGTGTCGAAAGCAGCATGCCGGCGGTTCCCGGCATCCCGACACCCATGAAAGCGTTGTGCGTTGTGCCTTTTGGCATGGAAGAAGGCAGCGAAGCGGAAATCCGCAATAAAGAATTCGGGCTGGTTGTGGGCGAGCCGGCTGTATTTCATTTGCTGGCTGCAACGCACAATAAAAACGATGCCGCCGGTGAAATTGTCGAAGACTGGAGCGGCGATATTCAGGAAGTCGCAACGCTGGAAGTCAGTTTACCGGCTTCATCCGACGCCGGCGGCGGCACCGTTATCCCCGTTTGGCTGGAAAGCAAGGTTACCGAAGTGGGCACGCTGGAATTGTGGTGCGTATCCCGCGATGATGATCGCCGGTGGAAACTGGAATTTGACGTTCGGGCATAA
- a CDS encoding 2-oxoacid:acceptor oxidoreductase subunit alpha, protein MATLSGSSDALSEQLATKKPVQIKEHIVEIVSDAGEGAQTVGQAFGTISARTGNGVWTVEIIPAEIEPPPRTAAGASGIRIRIGSFYVTNAGDEADLVIAFNEQALWGRIIAGNLKKNCTILLDDKWKNHPNTMIAKQYDETCARIREEGYTITEIPLEKETMRVTDNPQRGKNMFVLGILTSIYSRDMEMASDQLHFVFRKKSEKVLLKNIELLEAGYKWAEETLSMKFVIPGTGMTEPQIVVNGNIATGMGIMASGMDVCAMYPITPATSASHYLSEVFENMGGVVHQAEDEIAACAFAIGASYAGKCAVTITSGPGVALKTELIGLAIMAEIPLVLVDVQRGGPSTGLPTKVEQGDLLAAIFGAPGDAPKIVLAPSTIEDCFYSIITARKIAETFRTVVMVLTDANLATGQQPFTRPKFNKEWLAPAIDQSPLPPDSKPYDWHPKTGLSRRILPGQPNGMFTVTGLAHTRGGKVAYGPGVNQEGCDHRSLKMAAFQKTLRTPEVFGEPEGDLLIVGWGSTRGSIEEAVSRAQSAGLKVSSLHLKFLNPMASGIKDILKKFKKVMTVEINFSDDIRNELIDEDNRRYANLQFLLRSRYLVDVDTFSNVHGQPMKPHDIEERIRLEIAELNETSPV, encoded by the coding sequence ATGGCAACTTTATCCGGCTCAAGCGACGCTTTATCCGAACAGCTCGCCACCAAAAAACCCGTTCAAATTAAGGAACACATTGTTGAGATAGTCAGCGATGCCGGCGAAGGAGCCCAAACCGTTGGGCAAGCGTTTGGCACTATCTCCGCACGAACGGGAAATGGTGTCTGGACTGTCGAAATCATACCTGCAGAAATTGAACCGCCCCCACGAACGGCTGCCGGTGCTTCCGGTATTCGGATTCGAATCGGTTCGTTTTACGTAACCAACGCCGGTGATGAGGCAGATTTGGTTATCGCTTTTAACGAGCAGGCATTGTGGGGCCGGATCATCGCCGGAAACCTGAAAAAAAACTGCACGATTTTGTTGGATGATAAATGGAAAAATCACCCCAACACAATGATCGCCAAACAATATGATGAAACCTGTGCACGAATCCGGGAAGAAGGTTATACCATCACCGAAATTCCGTTGGAAAAGGAAACGATGAGGGTAACCGACAACCCGCAGCGCGGTAAAAACATGTTCGTTTTGGGGATACTCACCAGCATTTATTCCCGCGATATGGAAATGGCATCGGACCAACTCCATTTTGTTTTCCGCAAAAAAAGCGAAAAAGTGCTGCTCAAAAATATTGAGCTTCTGGAAGCCGGTTACAAATGGGCAGAAGAAACACTGAGCATGAAATTTGTCATTCCGGGAACGGGCATGACAGAACCGCAAATCGTCGTAAACGGCAATATTGCAACGGGTATGGGCATTATGGCATCCGGGATGGACGTGTGCGCGATGTATCCGATTACGCCTGCGACATCCGCATCGCACTATTTGAGCGAAGTGTTCGAAAATATGGGCGGTGTTGTGCATCAGGCAGAGGATGAAATTGCAGCCTGTGCATTTGCCATCGGCGCATCGTATGCCGGAAAATGCGCAGTGACAATCACATCCGGACCGGGTGTGGCACTGAAAACCGAATTGATCGGACTGGCAATTATGGCGGAAATTCCGCTGGTGCTGGTGGATGTGCAACGCGGCGGACCGAGCACCGGATTACCCACAAAAGTGGAACAGGGCGATCTGCTCGCTGCAATCTTCGGTGCACCCGGTGATGCGCCAAAAATTGTGCTGGCACCATCGACCATCGAAGATTGCTTTTACAGCATCATCACCGCACGAAAAATTGCCGAAACGTTCCGGACGGTGGTTATGGTGCTCACCGATGCCAACCTTGCAACCGGACAGCAGCCGTTTACCCGCCCGAAATTTAACAAAGAATGGCTGGCACCCGCGATCGATCAATCGCCGCTGCCGCCGGACAGCAAGCCGTATGACTGGCATCCCAAAACCGGGCTTTCCCGGCGAATCTTGCCCGGGCAACCGAACGGCATGTTCACCGTAACCGGATTGGCACACACCCGCGGCGGCAAAGTTGCCTACGGTCCGGGCGTCAATCAGGAAGGGTGCGACCATCGCAGCCTGAAAATGGCGGCATTCCAGAAAACCCTGCGCACTCCGGAAGTTTTTGGCGAACCGGAAGGCGACCTCTTGATTGTGGGTTGGGGAAGCACTCGCGGTTCAATTGAGGAAGCTGTCAGCCGTGCACAATCAGCCGGTCTGAAAGTGTCATCGCTGCACCTCAAATTCCTGAATCCGATGGCATCGGGCATCAAAGATATTCTCAAAAAATTCAAAAAAGTGATGACGGTTGAGATCAACTTTTCGGATGATATCCGTAACGAGCTGATCGACGAAGACAACCGCAGATACGCAAACCTGCAATTCCTGCTACGCTCCCGCTACCTTGTGGATGTTGACACGTTTTCCAACGTTCACGGTCAGCCGATGAAGCCACACGACATCGAAGAACGCATCCGGCTGGAAATTGCGGAACTCAACGAAACATCGCCTGTGTGA
- a CDS encoding 2-oxoglutarate oxidoreductase: MFGVSVDNLIDIDQKYYSLEDYQGNVPRWCPGCGDNAILASVQKLCRDEQLPPEKTVFVSGIGCSSRFPHYMKTYGFHGLHGRALPIAQGVKIRRPDLKVFVNMGDGDCCSIGTAHWIHALRYNMNIVAMMHDNGIYGLTKKQASPTSPLGLKSNTTPKGTFLEPLNPTVTTLGVQNVSFVAQAVEWIPELLYSIIKEAYNHHGFSFIRIMQRCPHYTNLMFDPLMRDPNNLIFLNHKDGIQSSDALKKVYKNQIEHDPSDMARARELADQGEKLAVGILYRDENIAAYDELRKPSRVFTAELKQAALEQEFDKFGIDPPKTAKENSGENGR; this comes from the coding sequence ATGTTTGGTGTAAGCGTAGATAATCTGATAGATATCGACCAAAAGTATTACTCACTGGAAGATTACCAGGGTAATGTGCCGCGCTGGTGTCCCGGTTGCGGCGATAACGCCATTCTCGCATCCGTTCAAAAACTTTGCCGGGATGAACAACTGCCGCCGGAAAAAACCGTTTTTGTTTCCGGTATCGGTTGCTCCAGCCGTTTTCCGCATTACATGAAAACGTATGGTTTTCACGGATTGCACGGTCGGGCATTGCCGATTGCACAGGGTGTTAAAATCCGGCGTCCGGATCTCAAAGTGTTCGTAAATATGGGCGACGGCGATTGCTGCAGTATCGGCACCGCGCACTGGATTCACGCCCTCCGTTACAATATGAATATTGTGGCAATGATGCACGACAACGGCATTTACGGGCTGACCAAAAAGCAGGCATCGCCGACATCGCCATTGGGGCTGAAAAGCAACACCACCCCAAAAGGCACATTTCTGGAACCGCTGAACCCGACAGTTACCACACTTGGCGTGCAAAATGTGTCGTTTGTTGCACAAGCTGTTGAGTGGATTCCGGAGTTGCTGTATTCCATTATTAAAGAAGCATACAATCATCACGGATTTTCATTTATCCGGATTATGCAACGCTGCCCGCACTACACAAACCTGATGTTCGATCCGCTGATGCGCGACCCGAACAACCTCATCTTTTTGAATCACAAAGATGGCATTCAATCCAGCGATGCGCTCAAAAAAGTGTATAAAAACCAGATTGAGCACGATCCGTCCGATATGGCCCGGGCACGCGAACTGGCCGATCAGGGCGAAAAACTGGCTGTCGGCATCCTGTATCGCGATGAAAATATTGCCGCTTACGATGAACTCCGCAAACCGTCACGGGTGTTTACCGCTGAATTGAAACAAGCTGCACTGGAGCAGGAATTTGACAAATTCGGCATCGATCCCCCAAAAACTGCAAAGGAGAATTCGGGTGAAAACGGCAGATAA